A genomic window from Clostridium aceticum includes:
- the spoVAC gene encoding stage V sporulation protein AC, which translates to MSNNLFHNKEDYEKYVQEKSPKHNYFKNCIWAFVVGGSICVIGQFVHNQIERILNLDHLSATNATILVMIFLGALFTGLGVYDQLGKRAGAGSIVPITGFANSIVAPAMEFKREGYVFGVAAKMFVLAGPVLVYGITTSVIVGILYYFIQK; encoded by the coding sequence ATGTCAAACAATTTATTTCATAACAAAGAGGATTATGAAAAATATGTACAAGAAAAGTCTCCTAAGCACAATTATTTTAAGAATTGTATCTGGGCCTTTGTGGTGGGAGGCAGTATATGTGTAATAGGGCAGTTTGTGCATAATCAAATAGAGAGAATTTTAAACCTAGATCATTTAAGTGCAACCAATGCAACAATACTAGTGATGATTTTCCTTGGAGCATTGTTTACAGGATTAGGGGTTTATGATCAGCTGGGTAAACGGGCTGGGGCAGGTTCTATCGTGCCTATTACAGGTTTTGCCAATTCTATTGTAGCTCCAGCGATGGAGTTTAAAAGAGAAGGTTATGTCTTTGGTGTGGCAGCTAAAATGTTTGTATTGGCAGGACCTGTCTTGGTCTATGGCATTACCACATCTGTTATAGTAGGAATCCTTTATTATTTTATTCAAAAATAG
- the spoVAD gene encoding stage V sporulation protein AD: MAKKKIGKQTIQFIDPPSIISTTSIVGPKEGKGPLSQYFDIILDDDLYGEDSWEKAESKMVKEAVKLAAMQKKLHLEDIDYLFAGDLLNQLMSSSFAARDLRIPYFGLFGACSTMAESLSLAAIMIEGGFADYVVATTSSHFSSAERQFRFPLELGNQRPLTSQWTVTGAGAAILAPTEEKGPYITRITTGRVIDYGIKDANNMGAAMAPAAVDTIKAYFQDTGESPNDFDLIVTGDLGRIGNEIAIDLLRKEGMPINKTLKDCGVEIFDHAKQDTHAGGSGCGCSAVVFCGYLYKLLKKDIFKKILLVSTGALLSPTSIQQGESIPSIAHAVAIEGQLKG, from the coding sequence ATGGCTAAGAAAAAAATTGGTAAACAGACAATTCAATTTATAGACCCTCCTTCTATTATTTCCACTACCTCTATTGTAGGGCCTAAGGAAGGAAAAGGACCTTTATCTCAATATTTTGACATTATTCTAGATGATGATTTATATGGAGAGGATAGCTGGGAAAAAGCAGAAAGTAAGATGGTTAAAGAAGCAGTAAAATTGGCAGCTATGCAAAAAAAACTGCACTTAGAAGATATTGATTACTTATTTGCGGGAGATTTATTAAATCAGCTGATGTCCTCCTCCTTTGCTGCTAGGGATTTAAGAATACCCTACTTCGGATTATTTGGTGCCTGTTCTACTATGGCAGAATCTTTGAGCTTGGCAGCTATAATGATTGAGGGTGGTTTCGCTGACTATGTAGTAGCTACTACTTCAAGTCATTTCTCCTCTGCAGAAAGACAGTTCAGATTTCCACTGGAATTAGGAAACCAGAGACCTCTTACTTCACAGTGGACAGTTACAGGGGCAGGGGCAGCTATATTGGCACCTACTGAAGAAAAAGGACCATATATAACACGTATTACCACTGGCAGGGTAATTGATTATGGCATTAAAGATGCCAACAATATGGGGGCGGCTATGGCACCAGCAGCAGTAGATACGATTAAAGCATATTTTCAAGATACAGGAGAATCTCCAAATGACTTTGACTTAATCGTTACAGGAGATTTAGGAAGGATAGGCAATGAAATTGCAATAGACTTATTAAGGAAAGAAGGGATGCCTATTAATAAAACATTGAAGGATTGTGGTGTGGAAATCTTTGACCACGCAAAACAAGATACACATGCTGGTGGCAGTGGATGTGGATGTTCTGCAGTGGTTTTTTGTGGCTATTTATATAAATTATTGAAGAAAGACATATTTAAAAAAATTTTACTTGTTTCTACAGGGGCCTTACTATCCCCCACAAGTATTCAACAGGGGGAGTCTATTCCTAGTATAGCACATGCAGTGGCTATAGAAGGTCAGTTGAAAGGCTAG
- the spoVAE gene encoding stage V sporulation protein AE: MDYVSAFLVGGLICLIGQVLMDATKLAPAHVLIIFVTSGVILTALGIYEPLVRVGGAGATIPLPGFGYSLAKGAFKGVKENGLLGAFIGGVEATSGGITAAIVFGYIMAVIFDPKTKP; the protein is encoded by the coding sequence ATGGACTATGTTAGTGCGTTTTTAGTAGGTGGGCTAATCTGCTTAATCGGCCAGGTGTTGATGGATGCGACAAAGTTAGCGCCAGCTCATGTATTAATTATTTTTGTTACATCAGGTGTTATTTTAACAGCTCTAGGAATTTATGAACCATTAGTAAGGGTAGGGGGTGCAGGAGCAACAATCCCTTTACCAGGTTTTGGTTACTCACTAGCTAAAGGTGCTTTTAAAGGTGTAAAAGAGAATGGACTATTGGGCGCTTTTATTGGTGGTGTTGAAGCCACATCAGGAGGAATTACAGCGGCGATTGTATTTGGATATATTATGGCCGTTATATTTGACCCTAAAACAAAGCCATAG
- a CDS encoding stage V sporulation protein AE, with protein MNERRKVILITDGDRCAKKAIEVAAKNIGGRCISRSGGNPTPITAEEIIDLIKEANNDPVIVMVDDEGNENIGIGEKILCKLVNHPTIEVLGVVVVASNTKDVDGVHPDFCIDGDGNIIDEAVDKDGNPTVEKVLYGDTVDIVEKCKVPIIIGIGDVGKMQGKDDSKKGAPIITKALQEILNRSEMLDEKQ; from the coding sequence ATGAATGAGAGAAGAAAAGTTATATTAATTACAGATGGAGATCGATGTGCAAAAAAGGCAATAGAGGTAGCTGCAAAAAATATTGGTGGTAGGTGCATTTCACGCTCTGGTGGAAATCCTACACCTATTACAGCAGAAGAAATCATAGATCTTATAAAAGAAGCAAACAATGACCCAGTAATTGTAATGGTAGATGACGAAGGTAACGAAAACATAGGTATAGGGGAAAAGATTCTGTGTAAACTAGTGAATCATCCTACGATAGAAGTATTAGGTGTTGTTGTAGTAGCATCAAATACAAAAGATGTAGATGGTGTGCATCCGGACTTTTGTATTGATGGCGACGGCAATATTATTGATGAAGCGGTAGACAAAGATGGAAATCCAACAGTAGAAAAGGTGCTCTACGGAGATACCGTAGATATTGTAGAAAAATGCAAAGTGCCGATAATTATAGGTATAGGAGATGTTGGAAAAATGCAGGGGAAGGATGATAGTAAAAAAGGTGCACCCATTATTACAAAAGCACTGCAGGAAATACTCAATAGAAGTGAAATGTTAGATGAAAAGCAATGA